One Synechocystis sp. LKSZ1 genomic window, GCCTAGAACAACTCTTTTTAAACTTGAATCTAGAACAGGTGATTGCCCCTGTTCAGCATAAGATCCGCTATTGGTGGGAGCTCCGCTCGGAGGTCAACTCTCCCTTTCAACGTCCCCTAGTGGAGGATTGGAATCGTGTACAAACCACTCTGGCTAAGGCCCATCATCAGAGTAATGGTTGGCTCAAGAAACTTCACCATGCCCTAGAAAGTCTCCAATGTCTCTACGGCATTGCCAGTCAAACCCAACTGAGTACTTTGCAACTGGCCATGCTTCTGCGGCCGCTGATTAAAACTGGGGAAATTACCATGCTCCCCTACCAGGAGATCCAGACGGATAACCGGCCCTTGGTGGTTTGTATTAATGACCGTCCGGCCATTCAACGCATGGTGCAATACACGCTGGTAGCGAATGGCTTTAAGACGATGGCCCTCGAAGACCCCTTCAAGGCCCTGGCGATTTTGCTGAGTCAACAACCCAGTCTTGTTTTTATGGATGCCCAGATGCAGGACATGAGTGGCTATGAACTCTGTTCCCTCTGCCGCAAAACCCCCAGCCTGAAGGATTTACCGATTATCATGCTCACAGATAACGATAATTTGATCGAACGTCTCAGGGCCAAGCTAGCGGGTGCATCCGGGTTTCTCCAGAAACCTTTTTTGCCCCAAGAGCTGTTGCAGTCGATCCAAGGGCAACTACCTGCCCGCATCAGCCTTGAGGGTTGATGGGTTCTCACTCTAGGGATTGTGGGAAGATAATGAGTAATATACCCAACAGTCAGCGGGAGGGATTCAGCCCATGAGTAGTCAGCCAAAGACAAAGCAATTGCTCAAGATTTTAATCGGTGCGGCCTGGATTGATGGGGTTATTCAACCAGAAGAACGTACTTACCTTAAACAACGGGCAGAAGCATTACAGTTGGCCGAGGATCCCGACCTTAAGTTTTTATTATCGGAACTGAAGCCTGTTTCTGCGACGGAATGCTACCAGTGGTTAGAAGCCTATCTAGGGAGCCATCCCCAGGCCGAAGACTATCAAGAACTCCTGGAGGCCCTTAGTGGTCTTCTCTACAGTGACGGTGATATTCAAACCCAAGAAGCCAAACTACTCAGCATGATCCAGGATCTGGAGCCCCATGCTGAGTCTGGCAAAAATCCCTTCGATAAAATTCTGGGTCATATTCAGGCCCTCTATCGTCGAGCGATTAATCTATCCCCCTAGAAATCCTTTGACCTAGGCGCCCGATCCCCAATAATGGAAATACTGCCCTGGGAGCTTGCAAGCAATGGGCCTGTTTTTTAGTGATCGGGAGCATAGGGATGACATTGAGCACCTTTGGGGTATTGGTACTAGGATTGGCTTTATTGGTGGCAGGAGCCGAGATTTTAGTCCGGGGGGCCTCGCGCATTGCCTTGATGCTAGGGTTGTCGCCGCTGGTGATTGGCCTGACCATTGTGGCCTATGGCACTAGCTCCCCGGAATTGGTGGTCAGTCTTCAATCGGCCTTTGCCAATCAAGCAGATATTGCCCTAGGGAACGTCGTTGGCAGTAATATTTTTAATGTTTTATTTATTCTCGGGGTTTCTTCCCTCGTGACCCCCCTGGTGGTTGCCCAGCAACTGATCCGCCTGGATGTACCAATTATGATCGGGGTCTCGGGTTTAGTCTGGATGTTTGGGGCCGATGGCAAGCTGAGCCATGTCGATGGGGCGATTCTGGCCCTGGGCTCTATTCTCTACACCGCCTTTCTGATCATCCAAAGCCGTAAGGAAAGTAATCGTGAGGTTCAGAGTGAGTACGAACAAGAGTATGGCAAGCCCATCCAAGGTTCCCTCCCGCAAACCCTGTTTCAGATTGGTTATATTGTTGTCGGCCTAGGCCTACTGGTGTTGGGTTCTCGCTGGTTGGTGGAAAGTTCTGTGGCCATTGCCCGGAGCTTAGGCCTAAATGAATTGGTGATTGGTTTAACCTTGGTGGCCGCCGGAACCTCTCTACCCGAATTAGCCACTTCTGTTATTGCTAGTTACCGGGGAGAACGAGATATCGCCGTGGGTAACGTCATTGGCAGTAACATTTTTAATATTTTGGCAGTACTAGGTTTTTCGGCGTTATTGTCTCCTTCAGGAATTGCAGTTTCTCCTTCTGCTCTTCATTTTGATGTGCCAGTAATGTTCGCAGTGGCCCTGTTCTGCTTACCCGTGTTTATTACCGGACGCCTGATTTCCCGCTGGGAGGGCCTGCTCTTTATGGTTTATTACGTGGCCTATACCTGCTACCTCGTTCTGGATGCTATGCACCATGAAAGTTTAGACTTTTTCAGTCGCATCCTCTGGTTAGTGGTCATACCCGCCACGGTTTTAGCGGTCGGCTTGTCTTTTCTGCCCTCCTTCCGTAAATCTTCTTAGGCCATGGCCAAGCCTCGGAGTATCTATGTCTGTAGCCATTGTGGGGCGGATTATCCTCAATGGCACGGTAAATGTCCGGCCTGTGGCACCTACAGCAGTTTGCAGGAACAGGCCCTTCCGTCTAGTGCCAGTCAGTCCGTGGGCCGACAGCGCCCCGTTGCGAGTCGCACCACGAAGTCCAAGGCCGATCCCCGTCCCCACCAGGCCCTGAC contains:
- a CDS encoding response regulator, yielding MSVMSPLPSTSAIQTIQEIPYQLLRQLVADKVTGKLTIQNPFDEFVNWQIYLGNGKIHFANSAAGSIERLNYLLGSHLHQRKITLPPQLTDDYRYLCDLWKQEIFSFQQTRSILTQFTQEALVQILSLPKTTCYLDPKGGLEQLFLNLNLEQVIAPVQHKIRYWWELRSEVNSPFQRPLVEDWNRVQTTLAKAHHQSNGWLKKLHHALESLQCLYGIASQTQLSTLQLAMLLRPLIKTGEITMLPYQEIQTDNRPLVVCINDRPAIQRMVQYTLVANGFKTMALEDPFKALAILLSQQPSLVFMDAQMQDMSGYELCSLCRKTPSLKDLPIIMLTDNDNLIERLRAKLAGASGFLQKPFLPQELLQSIQGQLPARISLEG
- a CDS encoding TerB family tellurite resistance protein; the protein is MSSQPKTKQLLKILIGAAWIDGVIQPEERTYLKQRAEALQLAEDPDLKFLLSELKPVSATECYQWLEAYLGSHPQAEDYQELLEALSGLLYSDGDIQTQEAKLLSMIQDLEPHAESGKNPFDKILGHIQALYRRAINLSP
- a CDS encoding calcium/sodium antiporter; translation: MTLSTFGVLVLGLALLVAGAEILVRGASRIALMLGLSPLVIGLTIVAYGTSSPELVVSLQSAFANQADIALGNVVGSNIFNVLFILGVSSLVTPLVVAQQLIRLDVPIMIGVSGLVWMFGADGKLSHVDGAILALGSILYTAFLIIQSRKESNREVQSEYEQEYGKPIQGSLPQTLFQIGYIVVGLGLLVLGSRWLVESSVAIARSLGLNELVIGLTLVAAGTSLPELATSVIASYRGERDIAVGNVIGSNIFNILAVLGFSALLSPSGIAVSPSALHFDVPVMFAVALFCLPVFITGRLISRWEGLLFMVYYVAYTCYLVLDAMHHESLDFFSRILWLVVIPATVLAVGLSFLPSFRKSS